The Littorina saxatilis isolate snail1 linkage group LG15, US_GU_Lsax_2.0, whole genome shotgun sequence genome contains a region encoding:
- the LOC138948473 gene encoding uncharacterized protein, which produces MLVIAILFVVFFCQCLGFAKQVPDTATTQNDPLEDKLASLLREQESTTPSLLRELDDKWTSLLREQDAKLADLTSLLQQQEQKLFAQDNLLHKLEQKLSDQDNLLHKLEQKLSDQDNLLHKQEQKLSDQERSHRQLEQKVSDQENSLRHQDQKLSHQESLLQEQGARLSFQEALFLQQGRTIQQLKNRSHVPPQSFPSENLRHARDTSQSETPLPGKTSHSASHDVIPRSDDGGPLEAVVSHISQRVTEMGADINAFKTQTSGNIQTLQNSNTQQDLAIRDAQSSTFVHWGSSTCSNLSHTVYSGVVGGSWYSHSGAATNYLCLTMSPVLIYHAVSSDWAKLYGGEYQTHDYHNNKDPVCAVCRSTLSTTVMIPGTNVCTPGWHLQYSGFLMAGQNDNTAGSEYICVDSRLENNVRGDADEDGKLLYYTVTRCGSLPCTPYVNNKVVTCAVCSK; this is translated from the exons ATGCTGGTCATTGCCATTCTCTTCGTCGTCTTTTTCTGCCAATGTCTGGGATTTGCTAAACAAGTGCCAGACACCGCAACCACCCAAAAC GATCCACTGGAGGATAAACTGGCCTCTCTGCTGAGGGAACAAGAATCTACAACGCCCTCCCTGCTGAGAGAACTAGATGATAAATGGACATCCTTGCTCAGAGAACAAGACGCTAAGCTAGCCGACCTGACAAGCTTGCTGCAACAACAGGAACAGAAACTATTTGCTCAAGATAATTTGCTTCATAAACTAGAACAAAAACTATCTGACCAAGATAATTTGCTTCATAAACTAGAACAAAAACTATCTGACCAAGATAATTTGCTTcataaacaagaacaaaaactaTCTGACCAAGAGCGCTCACATCGTCAACTGGAGCAGAAAGTGTCTGACCAAGAAAACTCACTTCGGCATCAAGACCAGAAGCTGTCTCACCAAGAAAGCCTGCTACAGGAACAAGGTGCCAGGCTGTCCTTCCAAGAAGCCTTGTTTCTGCAACAGGGGAGAACCATTCAGCAACTGAAAAACAGATCTCATGTTCCACCGCAGTCCTTTCCAAGCGAGAACTTGCGTCATGCCAGAGATACGTCACAGTCCGAAACGCCCCTCCCAGGAAAGACCTCTCACTCAGCATCCCATGACGTCATTCCTCGTTCCGATGACGGAGGGCCGTTGGAAGCGGTGGTGAGTCACATCAGTCAGCGTGTGACGGAGATGGGGGCCGACATCAACGCTTTCAAGACCCAGACCAGTGGCAACATCCAGACGTTGCAGAACAGCAACACACAGCAGGACCTGGCTATCCGAGACGCTCAGAGCTCCACCTTCGTTCACTGGGGCAGTTCTACGTGCAGCAATCTATCTCACACCGTCTACTCGGGCGTCGTGGGCGGCTCGTGGTATTCTCATAGCGGTGCTGCCACCAACTACCTGTGTCTGACCATGTCTCCTGTCTTGATCTATCACGCAGTCTCAAGCGACTGGGCCAAGCTGTACGGTGGTGAGTACCAAACCCACGACtatcacaacaacaaagacCCGGTGTGTGCCGTGTGTCGATCCACGCTGTCAACGACAGTCATGATCCCCGGGACCAACGTCTGCACACCTGGCTGGCACCTGCAGTACTCCGGCTTCCTCATGGCGGGACAAAACGACAACACTGCTGGTTCTGAGTACATCTGTGTGGACTCTAGGCTGGAGAACAACGTTCGTGGGGATGCTGATGAAGACGGCAAACTGTTGTACTACACTGTGACTCGTTGCGGCAGCCTGCCTTGCACGCCCTATGTCAACAACAAAGTTGTCACGTGCGCGGTTTGCTCCAAGTGA
- the LOC138948061 gene encoding uncharacterized protein, whose protein sequence is MQVVAILFVVFSCQCQGFAKQVPDTATTQNDPLEDKLASLLREQESTTASLLREQDDKWASLLREQDAKLSDLTSLLQQQGQKLSDQERSHRQLEQKVSDQEDSLRQQDQKLSHQESLLQEQGARLSSQEALLLKQGRAVQQLKNSHVPPQSFPSENLRHATDTSQPGPALPGKTSDSASHDVIPRSDDGGPLEAVVSHISQRVTEMGADINAFKTQTSGNIQTLQNSNRQQDLAIRDAQSSTFVHWGSSTCSNLSHTVYSGVVGGSLYANSGAATNYLCLTMSPIFTDLTVSSYFATLYGGEYETDDSHNNKDPVCAVCRPSLSTTVMIPGTNVCTPGWHLQYSGFLMAGHYGYSAGSEYICVDSRLENTVHGDANENGVLLYFTVTQCGSLPCSPYVNNKVVTCAVCSK, encoded by the exons ATGCAGGTCGTTGCCATTCTCTTCGTCGTCTTTTCCTGCCAATGTCAGGGATTTGCTAAACAAGTGCCAGACACCGCAACCACCCAAAAC GATCCACTGGAGGATAAACTGGCCTCTCTGCTGAGGGAACAAGAATCAACAACGGCCTCTTTGCTGAGAGAACAAGATGATAAATGGGCATCCTTGCTCAGAGAACAAGACGCTAAGCTATCCGACCTGACAAGCTTGCTGCAACAACAGGGACAGAAACTATCTGACCAAGAGCGCTCACATCGTCAACTAGAGCAGAAAGTGTCTGACCAAGAAGATTCCCTTCGGCAGCAAGACCAGAAGCTGTCTCACCAAGAAAGCCTGCTACAGGAACAAGGTGCCAGGCTGTCCTCCCAAGAAGCCTTGTTGCTGAAACAGGGGAGAGCCGTTCAGCAACTGAAAAACAGTCATGTTCCACCGCAGTCCTTTCCAAGCGAGAACTTGCGTCATGCCACAGATACGTCACAGCCAGGACCAGCCCTCCCAGGAAAGACCTCTGACTCAGCATCCCATGACGTCATTCCTCGTTCCGATGACGGAGGGCCGTTGGAAGCGGTGGTGAGTCACATCAGTCAGCGTGTGACGGAGATGGGGGCCGACATCAACGCTTTCAAGACCCAGACCAGTGGCAACATCCAGACGTTGCAGAACAGCAACAGACAGCAGGACCTGGCTATCCGAGACGCTCAGAGCTCCACCTTCGTTCACTGGGGCAGTTCTACGTGCAGCAATCTATCTCACACCGTCTACTCGGGCGTCGTGGGCGGCTCGTTGTATGCTAATAGCGGTGCTGCCACCAACTACCTGTGTCTGACCATGTCTCCTATCTTCACCGATCTCACAGTCTCAAGCTACTTTGCCACTCTGTACGGTGGTGAGTACGAAACCGACGACTCTCACAACAACAAAGACCCGGTGTGTGCCGTGTGTCGACCCTCGCTGTCAACGACAGTCATGATCCCCGGGACCAACGTCTGTACGCCTGGCTGGCACCTGCAGTACTCCGGATTCCTCATGGCGGGACACTACGGGTACAGTGCTGGTTCTGAGTACATCTGTGTGGACTCTAGGCTGGAGAACACTGTGCACGGTGATGCCAATGAAAACGGAGTTCTGTTGTACTTCACTGTGACTCAGTGCGGCAGCCTCCCGTGCTCGCCCTATGTCAACAACAAAGTTGTCACGTGCGCGGTTTGCTCCAAGTGA